A region of the Mesorhizobium shangrilense genome:
CCCGAAGCATTTGAACAGGTACTTTTCAGTTGGATCAGCGAGAAGGTCGGCAACTGAGACAAGATAGCTTCTGACAGGCCCCTTGTTCTGAGACCCCGAAAGATTGAGTCCATGGTCGCATCCGCAGTTCTTAAGCCCGACTTGTCCGAGCCCATACTGACGCTCGATGGCGTCAGCATAGGTCTGGTGATCGGTGGACATACAAAACGTCTCGTCGAAGACATCTCTCTGACGCTTCACAGAAACGAAATTCTGTGTCTGGTTGGTGAGTCAGGATCGGGCAAAACCCTCACCGCGCGCGCGCCAATTGCACTGTATTCGTCGCAGGCGCTCTCCGTCACCGGCGGCCGCATACTCTACGACGGGGAAGAGCTTACTCGACTCACAAAAGGCCGCATGCGCTCGATCCGCGGCGCAAAAATCGCAATGATTTTTCAGGAGCCAATGACCGCGCTCAATCCGCTAATGCGAGTTGGCGAACAGGTCGAAGAGATAATGATCGCTCACGGCCGAGGTTCGCAGGGTGAACGCAGGAAGCGGGTCCTTGAACTGTTCGAGGAGGTTCGGCTACCAAATCCCGAAAAGGCACTCGACGCCTTTCCGCACCAGCTTTCCGGTGGTCAGCGTCAGCGTGTCATGATCGCGATGGCGTTGGCATTGGACCCCGATGTGCTGCTGGCTGATGAACCAACGACGGCGCTCGATGTGACGACGCAGAAGCAGATTCTCTCGCTGATCAAGTCCCTGCAGGCGCGACACGGGACGGGGATACTGTTCATTACGCACGACTTCGGCGTTGTCTCCGAAATCGCCGATCGTGTGATCGTCATGCAGCACGGCAAACTGATTGAGCAAGGGGCATGTGATCAGGTTCTGAAAGCGCCGACGCATGCCTACACGAGACACCTCATCGCTGCGATACCACATGCGCACGGGGCCGGCAAGGAGCGCCCGTCGGGACCGAGCATTCTTGAGGCCAGCAATATTAGAAAGACGTATGTGTCGCAAGGAACGTTCTCGAACAAGTCTATCGAAAAACATGTCCTGTTCGATGTCTCCACGGAGGTGCGACAGGGGGAAACCTTTGGAATTGTCGGAGAATCCGGCTCTGGTAAGACGACGCTCGGGCGCATACTGGCCGGCCTCCTGCCGCATGATGCCGGGCAGGTTTTGTTTTGCGGCAAGGAGATCGGCACATCTAATGCTGAACGACGCGAGTTCAGGAAGAAGGTTCAGATCATCTTCCAGGATCCATATGGATCGTTGAACCCACGACGTCGCGCTTGCGAACTGATCGCCGCCGGACCTGTTGCGATGGGCGCAAGTCGTGACGAGGGTCGCAACATCGCGACCCGAATGCTCGACATGGTCGGGTTGCCGCCGGAGGCGATCGATCGCTGGCCGCACGAGTTTTCAGGGGGGCAGCGGCAGCGCATTGCCATAGCGCGTGCTTTGGCCATGAAGCCCGAGCTCATCATCGCAGATGAAGCGACTTCGGCACTTGATGTCTCGGTACAGGCGCAAGTTCTTGAGCTTCTAAAAGACCTGAAGAAACAGCTGGGCCTGACACTTGTGCTCATAACTCACGACTTGCGGCTCGCAGCCGGCATCTGCGAAGGCGTCGCCGTCATGAAGGACGGACGCATTGTCGAACAGGGCAGCATAGCGTCCGTATTCGGAAACCCGGAGCATGCCTACACCCGGGAACTTCTGTCGGCGGTGCCGGGCAGGGATAGGCCGCTCAGATCCACAATCCAAAGACAAGACGATTAGGAGGAGAAACCGATGACTTACAGAATTGCCAGAAGATCACTTTTGCTGGGCGCTTCCTCGATCGCCACGCTGACTGCCTTCGGCTCACGCCCGTCCCTCGCAAGGCTGGGCGGGGAGATTACCGTTGTACACAACATCGAACCGCGCTCACTGGTCGGTGCGCTGGGCGGCGGCTCGACCGTGGCAGAACATTCGGCCAAGTTGCACGATTCACTTTTTTTTCACAACGGCACCGACATCGAGCCGCGCCTCGGAACCGAGGTGAGAAACACTGCAGACGCCTTGGAGTTCACCGTCAGACTCCAAGAAGGCGTGACTTGGCATGATGGTCAGCCCTTTACGTCGGCCGATGTTGCATTCACGGCTTTGGAAATCTGGAAGCCCCTGTCGGGCAATGTCGCGTACCGGCGGATCGCATCGGTTGAAACACCTGACGATCTGACGGTGGTGTTCAAGATGAGCGAACCCGTTTCGCCGGAGTTTTTCATGAACTCCATTAGCTCCGGCTTTGGTCAGGTAATACCCAAGCACATCTATGAAGGAACCGACTATCATGCCAATCCGGCAAATAAGGCGCCGGTCGGTACCGGGCCGTTTATGTTCAAGGAGTGGAAAGCCGGCCAGTACCTAATATATGAACGTAATCCGAGATATTACCGCGACGGATTCCCCTACGCCGACCGTATTCTCTATCGTTTCGAGAAGAGTGAAGCCAACGTCGCCGCCGTTCTGGAAAGTGGCGAAGCAGATGTCTCGGTGCGCAATGCGGTACCGTTGAGCGACATCGAGCGGCTTAAGACCATGGAAGGGCTTTCGGTCACGTCTGAAGGAAACGATGCGGTCGCCGGGTTCTTGCACATGGAGTTGAACACCCGCCGAGAGGCGACCGGGAAATCGGAGGTGCGCCAGGCCATCGCACATGCGCTCGACATGCGGGCGCTAATCGACATTGTCTATCTCGGCTATGCTCGGCCAGTATCAGGCCCACTGCCCAATGGCTCGGTCTATCGCAAGCGTGGGCTGCCGGCCTATGAGTTCGACCCGGCCAAGGCCGAGGCAATGCTCGACGTGGCCGGTTATCCGCGCGGTGCCAACGGCATACGGTTAACGCTCGATTTCGTATGCGCCACCTGGTACCCGGCGACGCGCCAGGCCGGCGATGTCGTACGCCAGCAGCTGTCCGACGTCGGTATCGAGACAAATCTCGTGACACCAGATTTTGGCGGCATGGTTACACGTGTTTACAAGGACTACGACTACGACATCGCGTTGTCGAATTCGGCACATTTTTCTGACCCCGGTCTCACAACCTTCGATTGGTACTGGTCAAAGGCCGCCATCCCTGGCGTACCTTTCCGCAATACGATGGGATACATGAACCCGGAGCTAGATGCAGCGATTGAAACCGCGCTATCGACGGGAGATGCAGATGCCCGCCGGGCAGCGATCGACAAGTTCCAGGATCTAGCCGTGCAGGATCTGCCGCTGATTCCGCTCGCGGAAACGACGATCTTCACCGTATACCGCTCGGACCTGCAGAATGTTGCAGACAACCCGCAGTGGAGCCAAACGAGCTGGGACAACGTTGGCCGCGACATCTAGCTGAGGACAGACAATACGCGCGGATGGAGAGCTTTGCTCCACCGTGCACTTTCTGAAAAACCAACATGATCCGAATCGTAAATGCACTTTTATTGCGCGTTTTCAACGCGCTCCCGGTACTTATCGGTGTGGTTACACTGACCTTTTTCCTGCTGCAGCTCGCTCCAGGCGACATTGTCGACGTTTATGCAGCTGAGACCAATCTTGCGGACCCAGGTGAGCTTGAACGCCTGCGCAGGGAATACGGTCTGTATCAACCCATCTGGCTGCAGTATTTATCATATCTGGCTGGAAGCCTGACGTTCGACTTCGGTTTCTCGCTCCGCGAAGGTGCGCCCGTAATCGAGATGATTCTTGATCGCCTTCCGGCCACCTTGCTGCTGAATTTCCTGGCCCTGACTTTCGCCTTCATAGTTGGCGTGACGCTGGGCACTCTGGCGGCATTGCGCGTTGGTACCTGGGCTGACGCTGCTCTGTCCGTCCTCATGATAGTGTTTTTTGCAGCGCCGAGCTTCTGGGTCGGCCTGATGTTCATCGTTGTCTTTTCGGTCAACTTTGGCTGGCTCCCGGTTTCAGGGATGGTCACCGTTGGCGCGGAGTATGGCATGCTCGGCTATTTGTGCGACGTGGCGCTTCACCTCATCCTTCCGACTCTCGCGCTGGGGCTATTCTATGCATCGATGTTTGCTCGCGTAATGCGAGCATCAGTTCTCGAAGTGCACGGAATGGACTTCGTGCAGACCGCAGAGGCGAAAGGACTACGCGGCGGGCGGATTGTGCTGAAGCACATCCTGCCGAATGCGATCCTGCCAGTCGTCACGCTGTTGGGTTTGAATGTGGGCACCGCACTCGCGGGCTCGGTCGTGATCGAAAGCGTATTCTCATGGCCAGGCATCGGATCAATGCTGTTCAGTGCCGTTCAGGCGCGCGACATACCGATCGTTACCGGCATCCTGTTCCTTTCAACATTCCTCGTCATCGTAGCCAACATTCTGGTCGATCTTTTCTATGTCTGGATCGATCCCAGGATCGAAGTCTGAAAGAGCGCGAACGAAATGAACCAACTGTTCCTCGCCTTCTCCAGAAACCGCGCCGCACTATTCGGGTGCGGCATCGTAGCGCTCGTTGTCGTGACCGCGCTGCTTGCGCCGGTGATTTATCCCAGCGATCCCCTTCGCATCGTCACCCGGCCGGGCCTTTGGCCATTCACGGATCCGCGCTATCCGCTCGGAAGTGACGCGCTTGGCCGGGACATCGCTGCCGTCATGGCCTACGGGGCACAAAATGTACTCTTCATTTCGATGGGTGCGAGCCTGCTGGCGACGCTCATTGGTGTGGTGATAGGGGCAATTGCAGGCTACAATGGCGGTGTGGTCGATAAGGTGCTGATGCGCCTCACCGAGATTTTTCAGACCATCCCAAACTTGATCTTCTTAATTGTGATTGTCACTGTCCTGGGACCCAAGATGCACAACGTCCTAATCGGCATCGGTTTGGTGACGTGGACCGGCATTGCACGGCAAACACGCGGCCAGTTTCTTGCAATCAAAGCTCGCGACTTCGTTCAGGCAAGCCGGGCCGTCGGAATGTCCGATTTTGCAATTGCCACTCGGGAAATGTTGCCGAACGCCCTGCCGCCGGTGGTTATTCTCAGTTCGCTTCTGGTAGCCGGCGCCGTGTTGTTCGAAAGTGCGCTGTCATTTCTCGGTCTGACCGATCCAGATGTAGCAACCTGGGGGCGACTTATTGGCGAGGGGCGCTCACTCCTTCGAACATCGTGGTACGTCACGGCTATTCCCGGCATCGCCATATTCTTTACCGTCCTTGCCCTGAACCTGATTGGAGATGGGCTCAATGACGCGATGAACCCAAGGCTTCGCAAGCGCCAATAGCGTCCACGATCGAACAAACCAGGCGCACCAGGAGGTGCGCCTGCCCGGCTAACCTACGCTCTTCCCCTCAGCAAGTCGCCGACCGACAAAATAGTCGGTGAGACCCGCTGAGCAGCGAGTTTCATCAAGAGCACATTGGATCAACGCAGAGCCGGTTGAAGACGAGCAGCGCTACGGGTCATCTTTTTTCAGTGCTAGAGCGGCGGGCTTGTAGTCGGACGCATAGCCTGGGGCCGCGTGCCTACGATCGATCTCGATAGTTTGACGGTCCAAAAGGTGGATGGCGTAAGCCTCTAATGCCACACGCTCGTTTCGATAGGAATCGCTTGCGCATGACCGCATCTAGACAAGGAAACAGGACCGCTTAGTGACCGACTCGAGCGCGATTGCGTGCATGACTAGCAAACCGATCGCGAAGAGGGCCGCACGTGCGATCGCCTTTTTTTGCTCTCGGCCTAGCGCGAATCCTGCGCACTCGCGCGCCACCTGGATCGCCTCTTCCTGGAACAGCTTGCGCAGGTGTTGCTATTGGGTGCTTTGCGCACGAGGTACGCAGGGAAGTATTCGCCGTGCTGAAGTGCGGGCAACGGTGCGGTAGCCATTGGAGACACCAAATGAAGATAATTGGCTCGCGCCAGCTTGTAGGGCGTCTAACACTGTTTGCCGCACTTGCATCATTTTTTGCACTAAGCCAGGCGTTTCGCACGCTGCCGAGCATCATTTTGCCCGCGCTCGCCGACGAGTTTGACGCCAGCCCAGCCGCGCTGGCGAAAATCGGAATGATATTCCACATTTCATTCGCTTTGCTTCAGCTGCCCTGCGGGATTGCATTGGACCGCTTTGCACTGAGATCGGTATTCACGCTTGCTCTGACGATAGTCGTCCTGGGAGCGTTGGTTTCGGCATACGCAGGCTCTATTGAAGAGCTGTATGCCGGACAACTGTTGCTTGGGGCAGGGTGTGCGCCCGCATTGGTGGGCGCGATGGTGCAGATCGCCCGTACGGAGCCTCCACAGTCGTTCCCGTTCCTTATCGGTATGGTCATGAGCGTTGGCAGCGTTGGAATCCTAGCTACGTCGGCTCCCTTTGCGTGGCTCGTATCAGTCTGCTCATGGTCCGCGACATTCTTCGTTTTAGGTTCTGCCACCGTAGTGGTCCTCATCCTTTCCACGGCGATCTTACCGGCGTGCAATGCCAACCAACGGCCCAACGCATTGTCACAAGCAAAGGGGTCTCGTCGGCTTCTCCGTGAACCTGCGCTTTGGGGCCTCTTGACCGTTGCCTTTGTGAGCTATTCAAGTGTGCTGACGATCCGCGCGTTGTGGATAGTACCGCTTTTCAGAGATCGGTACGAGTTATCGCTTAACGCAACTGGTGGCATCGCGTTTGTGTTTTCCCTGGCAATCGCGTTTTCCCCCATGTTTATGGGCTGGATCGCCCGTCGTGGTGCAAACCTGAACGTGGCGGTCCTCACAGCTGGAATTGCGATCGCGGCATCAAGCGCCCTGCTTGGCGCTCAACTACCCCTTGGGATGGCCGCTGACATCGCATTGGTGTTGCTGCTGGGTCTGATGTCGGCAATCAACATTCAGATCTATTCCATTGCAAAAAGCACAACGATTCGCAGTGGCGAGGGTCGGCTGCTCTCCTTGGTGAACCTTGCTACCTTTGCCGGAATCGCCTTCGCGCAGTGGGGAAGCGGTGTGGTTGGTGACGCCGCGCTCTCGGCCGGGATGAACTACGCTAATGTGATCTGTCTTGCGATCGCCTCCTTTTGTCTAATCGGCGTGTCGATTTTTGCCTTTCTGCCAAAGCTCCGAAACGAGACCAACGGTCCCAAGAACTGAGCATTCCCGCAATCGTGTGTGTTTCTGCCATCGCCGATGCGGCCATGGCGTTGGTCCATTCGCGCACCAGCTGCCCCGAATGACTATTCGAGCCCAATTCGCCCATCTTCGAACCGCTCCTGACTACCTGACTGCCCCGTCTTGCGCGACACTGATGTGACAGCATAGATCGAGGTAAGCGCGTTGGAGCAGCATTTTAGGAACCGGTCGGAGCTTGGTTCGCTTGCATTTCCGCGGACCAGATTGGCTCATCTCCCCACGCCATTTGAGCGGCTCGATAGACTTCGCGATGCACTTGGACCGCACGCACCGGAGATATGGATCAAACGTGACGATTGCACTGGGCTTGCCACCGGAGGAAACAAGACGCGCAAGCTCGAATTCCTGATCGGACAAGCGCTCTCCGAAGGAGCCGATACGGTTATCACGGTTGGAGCGGTGCAATCGAATCATGTCCGACAGACAGCTGCAGCTGCTGCCCGGACAGGCCTCCGCTGCGAGGCAATACTGATGACGGCCGTGGCGCGAAACGATGTCGCCTATACAAGCTGCGGAAATATTCTTTTGGATCGCCTGTTCGGCGCCAACATTCACAGCGTCGAACCTGCCCAGGTGGACGTATTCGCCTCTGATCTTGTCGAGCGTCTGAAATCTGCGGGGCGTACTCCCTACCTCGTGCCATATGGTGGATCTTCGGCGATTGGCGCCTTGGGATATGTCGAGGCCTTTTGCGAGATAGCTTGCGAGAACAAGGGTAAGCCGGTTGCTGCAATCGTGCACGCATCGTCGTCTGGTGCCACGCAAGCTGGGCTTAGTGTCGGCGCTGAGCGCGAAGGCAGCGACACGCGCATCCTGGGCGTGAATGTCTTGAAGCCGCGCGTGCACGACCTGCACGAGGATGTAAGAAGGCAGGTCCGCGAGCTCGCACAAATCCTCTCGGTCAACGAGGATAGCGCTGCCAACCGGGTCGAGATGGTCGATGGATATCTCGGATCGGCATATGGCGAACCAACCCCGTTGATGGTGGAGGCCCTCACGCTTGCTGCGAGGACCGAGGGCTTGGTGCTTGATCCCGTCTATTCCGCTAAAGCGTTTGCAGGGCTGCTCGGCGAAGTCCGGCGTGGCCGCTTCGCGTCAGATGAAAAGGTCATCTTCCTGCATACCGGCGGTGCAGTTGCGCTGCACGCCTACCCGGACCTCTTTCCATCAACCGAATCCACCGCGTTCTCGTAAGAGTCAGGCGAGATGCCTGAAGGTATCGTGGCGCAGGCACGACTTTGCCTGGACAATGTAGAAGCGGTGTTGAAAGCACGAAACGCGTCTGTGGAAGAAGCTATCAAAGTGGTGCTGTTTCTCAACGATTATTGCGCACTTCGCCGCCGTCAACGAGAGTTATGCTCGTCGATTCCAGGAGCCCTATCCGGTGCGTACGCTAATCAGCTGGCCTGTTTGCCAAAGAGGGCCACTCATTGAGATCGAAGTAACGCGAGCCAATCATAGACCCGCTTTCTTGCGTGCGTCGTTCTAGGTGTGAAGCGGTCCCGTCCGTGCCGAGCGGCGTCAACAATGATCACCTGGAATTAAGCTGCACCTGCACCGCACGAGATCGCGACGCTTCCGAGTGACCGTCCTCGTGTTTTGTTTTGGCACTGTGACGGTTCTGCTAATCTGCTTTGATGGAACCGACCCGAAGCGTACCAGTGCTTATTGATCAATCTGAGTGCCTCGCGGCAGGTTCAGCGCGGCTTGGCGGTCGTGTCGAGTTTGATATCATGCACGCGCGGGATCTGGGCGCGGTATCGGTTCTCACGCTGGCCTATAGGTCCCCCCGGCCGCAGTTGCTTTCTTTCCAGCACCAGCCCGGATTGCATGTGCATTTTCGGTTGGCGGGTACCGGTCGTTACAGGGTAAACGGGTCGGACACCATAAACGGCGGTCGAACCCAGTTGCAGGTCTTTTACGCAAGAAACAGCTGGACAAAAGAGGTCTTCGAGCGCGGAGGCAGTAATTCGCTTTCCGTTCTGTTCAGTGTACCAGCAATACGCACGCAAGGTTTCCTTAAGGATCACGATCTCGGCCCCCTCGATACGCTGAGCAACGGGTTTGTCCATCTTCACCGCGCCCTGGGCCCGGAGCTTGCGCGCGAGCTGAGCCAGGCTACACAGATGTGCGATGACGGGGTCGATGGCCTGCTCAAACAAGCCCGGTTGCTGAAGGCATTGGCCGAGAGCTTCTCTGCGATACGCAGAATTGATGATGTCGTGGCCGGCACCTACCGCGTGCGGCGCGCCGACCGGGAGCGTATTGCTGACGTGAGGATATATTTAGAGCGCACGCTCGACGCAGATCATAAGGTGGAGCTTCTGGCACAGCGTGCCAACATGAGCGCAAGCCGCTTCAAAGGCGTCTTTCGTGCAGTGACCGGTCAGCCGGTGCGATCGTGGCTTCGGCAGCGCCGTATGGAGAAAGCGGCCGAACTTCTTGCCCAAAACGTAACCGTGGCCGAGGTTGCCACTGCGGTGGGCTACGCGCATTTCGGTCATTTTGCACGCGTGTTTCGTGACACTTATGGCCTAAATCCCGGCGACTACCGGTGCGGTACCAAAGGCACCGATGACGCTGGCTCACATAACTACGACCTTTAGAAAGCACATCCTTCTCCTTTAAGACCAAAGCGACGAATGTTGGTCCGTTTGTGACTTCGTGCTCGCGACAGTTTGGGGAACTCTGTGCCGTTCAACGAGACGGCAATTTGAGAGCGCTGCAACGACGCGGCGATGTTCCCGCAACGCGGCTGGACAAAGAACCAGCTGCGAGCAATTCAATCGGAGGCTAAGGATGCTTGAGGGAAACCTGCTGAACCGGGACGATCTGCTTGAGCTGACCGTTCTTCGACGTGACCTTCACAGGCATCCGGAACTTCTTTACGACCTGCCGCGCACGTCGGGAAAAGTAGCCGACGAACTGTCAGCGATCGGATGTGACGAGATTCGCCGCGAATTCGGTGAAACGGGCGTTGTCGCGACTATCCGGGGAAGTAAAGGCGGCGGTCGCATGATTGGTTTGAGGGCCGATATGGATGCGCTACCTATCTCCGAAACGACAGGAGCCGAATGGCAGTCGGAAAGGCAGGGACTCATGCACGCGTGCGGGCATGACGGACATACGTCAACCCTCCTTGGTGCTGCGAGGGTTCTAGCCCGACATCGCGACTTCGAGGGGACCGTGGTACTGATCTTTCAACCGGCAGAAGAGGGCGGCGCCGGTGCAAAACGAATGATCGACGACGGCTTTCTCGACGCATTTCCACTGAATGAAGTTTACGGGATGCACAATCTGCCGGGGCTGGACGTCGGCTCGTTCGCAATAACGGCAGGCCCAGCGATGGCTTCGATTGATTCGATTTCTGTAACCTTGAAAGGGCGAGGTGGACACGCAGCCTCTCCTCATCTTTGCGACGATGTGATCGTCGCGATGGGAGCCTTGGTTCAGGGCCTGCAAACGATCGTGGCACGGAGGAAGGAAGCGATCCGCCCGGCTCTTCTCTCGCTTACTAGCCTTAGCGGCGGGAACGCATTCAACGTGATGCCTGAGGCCGTCACGGTCGTTGGAACCAGTCGTTGCCTTGATGAGGGCGTTAGAGGGCTGATCGAGCAGCGGTTGCGCCTCATGGCTGAATCCGTCGCGGCTGCACATGAAATAGCGGCTGAGGTTGTCTACGAGCGGCTTTACCCTGTTACCGTGAACGAGCTTGCCTGCACGGCAAATGCCGTGAGGGCTGCAAGTGCGGTATCGGGGCAAGGACGGGTCAATGCGGAGCTACCGCCAACAATGGCGGGAGAAGATTTCGCCTTTTTTCTTCAGCATGTTCCTGGTGCCATGATCCGATCCGGAAATGGGCCGAGCAAACCCCTTCACAATCCCGGCTATGATTTCAACGACGCTGCACTAGAGCCTGGTATCGCCTTCTGGAACGCCCTAGTTGCAGATCGTCTGGGAGGAAATGCGTGAGCTGAGAAGTCGTTCTCCTTCAGAATCCAAACGACGCCGCCCACATCCGCGAAGCCGGTCCATTCATACAGTTCCCTCAACAGGGCCAGAACCTCGACCATCGGATACATATCGCTGATTTCGAGTTTAGTTCCTCGGCTGCAGCGGGAACCTCACGGGCGGCGGCGTGACAACGAAGGTACCGGCCTCGAGGCGAACACCTTCGAGCTTTCCGGACCGTGCTCTGTGCGCCAGGCGCTTCAGGTTGAAGCCGAGCATCTGGCGAGCGCCCGCGAGCCAGGCCGCGCCGTCTCCTTGAACCCGAACGGAGGGGCGAGTTGCCAGTCGATGGCGAGGTCGTCCTGGATGGCGGTGAGCAGCGGCGCATAGGCGGCGCTGTACTTCGGATCGCTTTTCGGCGCGTTCATCTGATGATTATAGCAGAGGTCGAAGATGTCTTCCGGCGTTTGCGCCCGGAACGCTTCGGTGGCGACGAAATACAGGAAGAACGGAAGTGTGATGAAAAAAAGGATCGTGAGGGTGCGGTCGGCTTCCTTCCAGATCTTTCGCCACATGTTTGCCCCCGACGTTTGTTGGTCCAGGCTGGCCTAGAATGCGGGGGATTTTGCCTGCCGTCTAGTAGCGGCGTTTGCTGGCGCTGACGACGCGTATCGTGTCTGCTTGCGAGAGCGACCGGTGCTGCGGTTCCGCATGGTGCATGATCTAGGCGAGGTCCCGCGTGTCGTAGCCTGGGCCGCAGATGGGGCAGGGCTCGAACTATTTGCTTTCGTCCAGCACCAGTGCATCCGGGGTGCCGATGATGTCGAGATCGCTTTTGATCATGACTGCTTGATCAGCGTGGCGATCCTGTGTCATCGGCGGAGGATGAGCGCGCCAAGGCTGTGTATTTTGAGCGGCGGGATTGGCAGGCGGAATAGGGCGGGCATGCACGACATTTTTCCCTTGCCCGAAATCACCTATTCGCTGGTCATCGATACGCTCGGCATACATCTGGCGCTTGGCTACGGCATTCACGCGTACTGTGAGACGCAGGACTGCAGGCACAATGCCAGGGTGAACCTCGTTCGCTTGGGGCGGCGGGTAGGTCGCGACTACGAGCTGAGCAGCGAGAATCTGAAGAGGCATCTGGCGTGCGCGGCATGTCGGCGGGCCGGGCGCGACGCGAACAATGTGAGCTTTCGGCTCCATCCCTGTACGCTGCCCTATAGCGATGTCGCCAGCCGCCGCTCCTTCCTTTGCCGGGGAGCGCTAGTCGTCGCGGCTTGGACCGCCACGGCCGAGGCCCTTGTCGCCGCGTTCGACTTTGAAGTCATCGGCAGTGTCGGGTTTCTGATTTGGGCTGTCGTCGTTCCTGGTCGTGCTCTGGCCCTTGTCGCGTTGGCCGTAGATGTTGGGATCATCGGTGGGCGGGACCTCCGGCGCGGGCTTGTTTTCGGGCTGGGCGGCGGGGTCTTTGTCGGCGGGTGATGGGGACTGGTCGGGGGTACGCTGGCGCTCGCCGATGCGGTCGAGGAAGCTGCGTTGCGGGTCGTTTTTCGGGGCGGCGTCCTTGGCGGCCTGTTCGAAGCCGGCGGAGACGTCTTTGCCCTTCGGACTGCGTTCGCCGATGCGGTCGAGAAAGTTGCGCTCCGGCTCCTTTTTCGGGACGACGCCCTTGGCCGCCTGATCGAATTCGAAAGCGGAACGGTCGTTGCCTTGGCGCGCGATGCGCGCCTGGCCGTCGCGCTGCTGTTGTTGGGTCCGCGTTTGCTCCTGTCGTGCGGCGAGCTGCCGATCGGCAAGCTCCTTGCGCGCTTGATCGTGCTGCGCGGCGAGCGGCTTGATCTTGGTCTCGGTCATCGCTTTCAACTTGACCGCGAGTTCGCGGCGTTCGCGGACCTCCTTGGCGGCGACCTGATCGCGCATGATGTTGCCGTCAGACAGCACCTGGAATGCCCGCGTGACCATCGCCGGACGCTCCTCGCCGGCCTGGCCCCACCGATCGATTTCGCGGTTGTTGAGCCAGTAGCGGAGCCGGCCGAACGGCGTCTGCTGCGCTTTCTCGAATGCGTCGCGTTCCTTCTTCTGCTGTTTGTAGAGATCGGTCCAGTCGGCGCGCTGCACCTCCTTTTGCGTCTTGCGTAGCGTTTCGATCTCGTCGCGGGCTTTGCGCTCGAGTTCGTCGCGCTCGCGCTTTTGTGCCTCGGTCAGATCCTGCTGCTGGCGGCGCCGCTGTTCTTCCGCGGCGCGCTCGCGCTGTTTCTGCCAGCGGCGGTAGGCGGCGGTGTCATCGCTGTCCTTGTCTTTCATGAAGCGCCCCCTGCGGCGTTCCTCGTTGTTGTCGACGCGGCGTTGGATGCGGATCAGGCCCTGTGCCTTTTCGTAGGCTTCGGCCCATTCAGACAACACCAGATGGTCTTTGGAAAGGGGGGCGGCGAGTCCGGTCGCCGGATGGACGCGGTTGGCGATGATGTGGATGTGCGGGTGCGGTGTGTCGTTGTGGGCGATCAGCACCGCCTCGTGGCTGGCGAGGCCGAGCTTGTGCATCGAAGCAAAGGCTGCCTCGAGCATTTCTTCCTTGGTCGGCGTCTCGTCCGGCGCCCAGGCGAGGCTGTAGGAGTAGACCGAGTTGACGAGCTTGCGGCCGGTGGCGACCGCGCCGGCGGCGCGCTTGATCTCGTCCTGGCGCAGGGCGGTATAGGCC
Encoded here:
- a CDS encoding ABC transporter permease, whose product is MNQLFLAFSRNRAALFGCGIVALVVVTALLAPVIYPSDPLRIVTRPGLWPFTDPRYPLGSDALGRDIAAVMAYGAQNVLFISMGASLLATLIGVVIGAIAGYNGGVVDKVLMRLTEIFQTIPNLIFLIVIVTVLGPKMHNVLIGIGLVTWTGIARQTRGQFLAIKARDFVQASRAVGMSDFAIATREMLPNALPPVVILSSLLVAGAVLFESALSFLGLTDPDVATWGRLIGEGRSLLRTSWYVTAIPGIAIFFTVLALNLIGDGLNDAMNPRLRKRQ
- a CDS encoding ABC transporter ATP-binding protein: MVASAVLKPDLSEPILTLDGVSIGLVIGGHTKRLVEDISLTLHRNEILCLVGESGSGKTLTARAPIALYSSQALSVTGGRILYDGEELTRLTKGRMRSIRGAKIAMIFQEPMTALNPLMRVGEQVEEIMIAHGRGSQGERRKRVLELFEEVRLPNPEKALDAFPHQLSGGQRQRVMIAMALALDPDVLLADEPTTALDVTTQKQILSLIKSLQARHGTGILFITHDFGVVSEIADRVIVMQHGKLIEQGACDQVLKAPTHAYTRHLIAAIPHAHGAGKERPSGPSILEASNIRKTYVSQGTFSNKSIEKHVLFDVSTEVRQGETFGIVGESGSGKTTLGRILAGLLPHDAGQVLFCGKEIGTSNAERREFRKKVQIIFQDPYGSLNPRRRACELIAAGPVAMGASRDEGRNIATRMLDMVGLPPEAIDRWPHEFSGGQRQRIAIARALAMKPELIIADEATSALDVSVQAQVLELLKDLKKQLGLTLVLITHDLRLAAGICEGVAVMKDGRIVEQGSIASVFGNPEHAYTRELLSAVPGRDRPLRSTIQRQDD
- a CDS encoding ABC transporter substrate-binding protein, giving the protein MTYRIARRSLLLGASSIATLTAFGSRPSLARLGGEITVVHNIEPRSLVGALGGGSTVAEHSAKLHDSLFFHNGTDIEPRLGTEVRNTADALEFTVRLQEGVTWHDGQPFTSADVAFTALEIWKPLSGNVAYRRIASVETPDDLTVVFKMSEPVSPEFFMNSISSGFGQVIPKHIYEGTDYHANPANKAPVGTGPFMFKEWKAGQYLIYERNPRYYRDGFPYADRILYRFEKSEANVAAVLESGEADVSVRNAVPLSDIERLKTMEGLSVTSEGNDAVAGFLHMELNTRREATGKSEVRQAIAHALDMRALIDIVYLGYARPVSGPLPNGSVYRKRGLPAYEFDPAKAEAMLDVAGYPRGANGIRLTLDFVCATWYPATRQAGDVVRQQLSDVGIETNLVTPDFGGMVTRVYKDYDYDIALSNSAHFSDPGLTTFDWYWSKAAIPGVPFRNTMGYMNPELDAAIETALSTGDADARRAAIDKFQDLAVQDLPLIPLAETTIFTVYRSDLQNVADNPQWSQTSWDNVGRDI
- a CDS encoding ABC transporter permease, encoding MIRIVNALLLRVFNALPVLIGVVTLTFFLLQLAPGDIVDVYAAETNLADPGELERLRREYGLYQPIWLQYLSYLAGSLTFDFGFSLREGAPVIEMILDRLPATLLLNFLALTFAFIVGVTLGTLAALRVGTWADAALSVLMIVFFAAPSFWVGLMFIVVFSVNFGWLPVSGMVTVGAEYGMLGYLCDVALHLILPTLALGLFYASMFARVMRASVLEVHGMDFVQTAEAKGLRGGRIVLKHILPNAILPVVTLLGLNVGTALAGSVVIESVFSWPGIGSMLFSAVQARDIPIVTGILFLSTFLVIVANILVDLFYVWIDPRIEV
- a CDS encoding MFS transporter; this encodes MKIIGSRQLVGRLTLFAALASFFALSQAFRTLPSIILPALADEFDASPAALAKIGMIFHISFALLQLPCGIALDRFALRSVFTLALTIVVLGALVSAYAGSIEELYAGQLLLGAGCAPALVGAMVQIARTEPPQSFPFLIGMVMSVGSVGILATSAPFAWLVSVCSWSATFFVLGSATVVVLILSTAILPACNANQRPNALSQAKGSRRLLREPALWGLLTVAFVSYSSVLTIRALWIVPLFRDRYELSLNATGGIAFVFSLAIAFSPMFMGWIARRGANLNVAVLTAGIAIAASSALLGAQLPLGMAADIALVLLLGLMSAINIQIYSIAKSTTIRSGEGRLLSLVNLATFAGIAFAQWGSGVVGDAALSAGMNYANVICLAIASFCLIGVSIFAFLPKLRNETNGPKN